The Paenibacillus sophorae genome has a segment encoding these proteins:
- the mqnC gene encoding cyclic dehypoxanthinyl futalosine synthase — protein MGAIDQILNKALQGERLGLEDTVRLFESNEIEKMGAAADIIMKRWHPEPVTTFVIGRNINYTNVCDVYCRFCAFYRRPGSEEGYVLPDETIFEKIRETIAVNGTEILMQGGTNPDLPFSYYTNLLRNIKERFPGITMHSFSPAEIMKMKEISGLTLEETLRQIHAAGLDSLPGGGAEILDNRTRKKISRLKGPWRDWMEVMQTAHQIGMNTTATMVIGLGESMEERALHLLRIREAQDECIAKNYNSEGFLAFISWTFQPDNTNLKLDRQTPEEYLKTVAISRLVLDNIENFQSSWVTMGPEVGKLSLQYGCNDFGSTMIEENVVSSAGATYKVNIESILQIIREAGKIPAQRNTQYDILKVFDDASSGVRRDFVMQN, from the coding sequence ATGGGCGCAATCGATCAAATTTTGAACAAAGCGCTGCAGGGCGAACGCCTTGGGCTTGAGGATACGGTCAGATTGTTTGAGAGCAATGAGATTGAGAAAATGGGCGCTGCGGCGGATATCATTATGAAAAGATGGCATCCCGAGCCGGTGACTACGTTCGTTATCGGCCGCAATATAAATTATACGAATGTATGCGATGTGTACTGCCGATTTTGCGCTTTTTACCGCAGACCCGGTTCAGAGGAAGGCTATGTCCTGCCGGATGAGACGATTTTCGAAAAAATAAGAGAGACGATCGCCGTGAACGGAACGGAGATACTGATGCAAGGGGGCACCAATCCCGATTTGCCGTTCAGTTATTATACGAATCTGTTGCGGAACATCAAGGAACGATTCCCCGGCATCACGATGCATTCCTTCTCTCCGGCGGAGATTATGAAAATGAAGGAGATTTCCGGGCTGACCCTGGAAGAGACGCTGCGCCAGATTCATGCGGCGGGTCTTGATTCGCTTCCTGGGGGCGGAGCGGAAATCCTGGACAACCGTACCCGAAAAAAAATCAGCCGGCTCAAGGGCCCGTGGCGTGACTGGATGGAGGTTATGCAGACGGCGCACCAAATCGGCATGAATACGACGGCGACGATGGTTATCGGACTCGGAGAGAGCATGGAGGAGCGGGCGCTGCATCTTCTGCGTATCCGTGAAGCTCAGGACGAATGCATTGCGAAGAATTATAACTCGGAGGGCTTTCTGGCATTCATCTCTTGGACGTTCCAGCCGGACAATACGAACCTGAAGCTGGACCGCCAGACCCCGGAAGAATACCTTAAGACGGTGGCGATCAGCCGGCTTGTGCTCGACAATATCGAGAACTTCCAATCCTCTTGGGTAACGATGGGGCCAGAGGTGGGCAAGCTGTCGCTGCAATACGGCTGCAACGATTTCGGTAGCACGATGATCGAGGAGAACGTCGTTTCCTCGGCGGGCGCGACCTACAAGGTCAACATCGAGTCAATCCTGCAAATTATCCGCGAGGCTGGCAAAATCCCGGCGCAGCGCAACACGCAGTACGATATTCTGAAAGTGTTCGACGACGCTTCCTCGGGAGTTCGGCGCGATTTTGTGATGCAGAATTAA
- a CDS encoding arsenate reductase family protein, translating to MSQLIVYHYPKCGTCRSAVKWLKDQGHDLELRHIVEQTPEVDELSELVAASDLPLKKFFNTSGEVYKRENLKEKLPNLSEREQLELLAGNGMLIKRPIVISGNKVTVGFKEEDFRRIWGTE from the coding sequence ATGAGTCAATTGATCGTATATCATTATCCGAAGTGCGGAACATGCCGGAGTGCGGTGAAATGGCTGAAAGATCAGGGACATGACCTGGAACTGCGCCATATCGTAGAGCAGACTCCGGAGGTTGATGAATTAAGTGAATTGGTCGCTGCTAGCGACCTTCCGCTTAAAAAGTTCTTCAATACGAGTGGCGAAGTCTACAAGCGGGAAAATCTGAAGGAGAAGCTGCCGAACCTCAGCGAGCGCGAACAACTGGAGTTGCTGGCCGGGAACGGGATGCTGATCAAGCGGCCGATTGTCATATCGGGAAACAAGGTTACAGTGGGATTCAAGGAAGAGGATTTCCGCCGGATCTGGGGAACCGAGTAA
- the corA gene encoding magnesium/cobalt transporter CorA, with amino-acid sequence MKIRLVNAGIFTPIDDIELTLNPPTEGFYWIDADVEDLQLLQPLFNLHDLAVEDCLSDEEQRPKIEIYESHYFIVVNSIRFDDEEIFLRALNIFLGRHFIITVTKQKINELRVLKPILWEQEVGAPDRFLYLLIDLVVDNYFAVGDRIEVRIEKLEEDILMHTKKSHLSEIIGLRSEILWLKKMLGPQKEVVNTLNKKDLRLIDDQLQKYFSDIYENAVKISETFDTYRDLMGNLREAYQSSIANRANEIMRVFTAITTIFMPLTVITGIYGMNFDNIPETHTTYGYYGVIGVMVTLGCGMLYLFRKKEWL; translated from the coding sequence ATGAAGATCCGACTGGTTAATGCAGGCATTTTTACGCCTATAGATGATATTGAACTGACCCTTAACCCTCCGACAGAAGGGTTCTACTGGATTGACGCCGATGTGGAGGATTTGCAGCTGCTGCAGCCTTTATTCAATCTTCACGATCTGGCTGTGGAAGACTGTCTCAGCGACGAGGAGCAGCGTCCCAAAATTGAAATTTACGAGAGTCATTATTTTATTGTGGTAAACAGCATCCGTTTTGACGACGAGGAAATTTTCCTGCGTGCCCTTAATATTTTTCTCGGGCGGCACTTTATTATTACCGTCACGAAGCAGAAGATTAACGAGCTGCGCGTACTCAAGCCCATTTTGTGGGAGCAGGAGGTCGGCGCCCCTGACCGGTTCCTCTATCTCCTGATCGACCTTGTCGTGGACAATTATTTTGCCGTCGGCGACCGGATCGAGGTGCGGATCGAGAAGCTGGAAGAGGATATTCTGATGCATACCAAGAAATCGCACTTAAGTGAAATTATCGGTCTGCGAAGCGAAATTCTATGGTTGAAGAAAATGCTCGGTCCGCAGAAAGAAGTCGTCAACACTCTTAACAAAAAGGATCTCCGGCTGATCGACGACCAGCTGCAGAAATATTTCAGCGACATCTACGAGAACGCGGTCAAAATATCTGAGACATTCGATACGTACCGCGATCTGATGGGCAACTTGCGAGAAGCCTATCAATCCAGTATCGCGAACCGCGCCAATGAAATCATGCGGGTGTTTACGGCTATTACGACCATATTCATGCCGCTGACCGTGATTACAGGCATATACGGGATGAACTTTGATAATATTCCCGAAACTCATACGACATACGGCTACTATGGCGTCATTGGCGTCATGGTGACGCTTGGCTGCGGCATGCTGTACCTATTCCGCAAAAAAGAATGGCTATGA
- a CDS encoding aminotransferase class I/II-fold pyridoxal phosphate-dependent enzyme, with translation MNDKLRIESRLAQIGSQEDPATGAVNYPIYQSTAFRHPRLGQSTGFDYIRTKNPTRTVLEQAAAELESGDAGFACSSGMAALQTIFTLFGQGDHLIVSLDLYGGTYRMLERIMSKFGVSASYVDTNDFDALESARRDNTKAVFIETPTNPLMMITDIEAVCTWARRYGMLTVVDNTLLTPYFQRPLELGADIVVHSATKYLGGHNDVLAGLIVTKGKELSEEMAILHNSIGAVLSPSDSYQLMRGMKTLALRMERHESNSLAIAHFLKEHPAIAEVFHPGLQGHPGFDIQKRQSSGNTGIFSFKVKDARYVEPLLRHIKLIAFAESLGGVESLMTYPAVQTHADIPAEIRHAVGVDDRLLRFSVGIEHIDDLVVDLQQALEAARTELEADSAGAGQPVRESADSL, from the coding sequence ATGAACGACAAACTCAGAATTGAAAGCAGGCTGGCCCAAATCGGCTCGCAGGAAGACCCGGCGACGGGCGCAGTGAATTATCCGATATACCAGTCCACCGCATTCCGGCATCCTCGGCTGGGACAAAGCACGGGCTTCGACTACATCCGGACCAAAAACCCGACACGCACCGTGTTGGAACAAGCGGCAGCTGAACTGGAATCCGGCGACGCCGGATTCGCGTGCAGCTCCGGCATGGCCGCTCTGCAAACCATTTTCACCTTGTTTGGGCAGGGCGACCATCTAATCGTCTCACTGGATTTGTACGGTGGCACGTACCGGATGCTGGAACGGATTATGTCCAAATTCGGCGTTTCCGCTTCCTATGTGGACACGAATGATTTTGACGCGCTGGAATCGGCCCGCCGGGATAACACGAAAGCGGTCTTCATCGAGACGCCGACCAACCCGCTGATGATGATTACCGATATCGAGGCCGTGTGTACCTGGGCCCGCCGCTACGGAATGCTGACGGTCGTGGACAATACGCTGCTGACGCCATATTTCCAGCGTCCTTTGGAGCTTGGCGCGGATATTGTCGTCCACAGCGCGACCAAATATTTGGGCGGGCATAACGACGTGCTGGCTGGGCTGATTGTAACAAAAGGCAAGGAACTGTCGGAGGAGATGGCCATCCTGCATAACTCAATCGGCGCCGTGCTCAGCCCGAGCGACAGCTATCAGTTAATGAGAGGCATGAAGACGCTGGCGCTTCGTATGGAGCGGCATGAGAGCAACTCCCTGGCGATCGCCCATTTCCTGAAAGAACATCCGGCGATTGCGGAAGTATTCCATCCGGGTCTTCAAGGGCATCCGGGGTTTGACATCCAAAAGCGCCAGTCGAGCGGCAACACTGGTATTTTCTCCTTCAAAGTCAAGGACGCGAGATATGTGGAGCCCCTCCTGCGTCATATCAAGCTGATTGCGTTCGCCGAAAGTCTCGGCGGAGTCGAGTCGCTGATGACTTACCCCGCGGTGCAGACACATGCCGATATACCGGCTGAAATCCGCCATGCGGTCGGCGTGGATGACCGGCTGCTGCGTTTCTCAGTCGGCATCGAGCATATCGACGATCTTGTCGTCGATTTGCAGCAAGCGCTGGAAGCGGCGCGGACGGAGCTTGAGGCAGATAGCGCCGGGGCCGGCCAGCCGGTACGGGAATCGGCGGATTCGCTGTAG
- a CDS encoding transcriptional regulator, translating into MSVKEQVLDTIKSAGKPVSAGEVEKLSGLDRKEIDKAFNELKKEKAIISPVRCKWEAAE; encoded by the coding sequence ATGAGCGTGAAGGAACAGGTGCTGGACACGATTAAATCTGCTGGCAAACCCGTCAGCGCGGGCGAGGTGGAGAAACTCTCCGGTCTGGACCGCAAGGAGATCGACAAGGCCTTTAATGAGCTTAAAAAAGAAAAAGCGATCATCTCCCCGGTCCGCTGCAAATGGGAAGCCGCCGAATAG
- a CDS encoding RluA family pseudouridine synthase — MTTYYPPISYTVPAEEEGMLLKTILQKRMDVSRKLLSRLKLTERGITLNGERVYISVHVSAGDLVEIRMETETSEDILPQPIPFDILYEDEHLLVVNKPAGMIVHPTHGHYTDTLANGVVHYWAQKKERYRFRPVHRLDQETSGVLAIAKNPYSHQHISEQMLSGAVDKRYIALVHGIPVPERGDIDGPIDRDPLEPHRRIVTPDGYPSLTRYEVKERYPSASKVELKLLTGRTHQIRVHMTSIGTPLIGDRMYRHPVYDAAGPAAAAELVNVSALDAAIGRQALHAAQLAFAHPILRREMTFEAPLPADMEELEAQLKKSQETKPNLK, encoded by the coding sequence ATGACAACGTACTATCCGCCCATCTCCTACACCGTTCCTGCTGAAGAAGAGGGCATGCTGCTCAAGACCATTCTGCAAAAACGGATGGACGTGTCACGCAAGCTTCTGTCCCGCCTTAAACTGACCGAGCGGGGAATTACCCTGAACGGGGAGAGAGTCTATATCAGTGTGCATGTCAGCGCCGGCGATCTCGTAGAGATTCGGATGGAGACGGAGACTTCGGAGGATATTTTGCCGCAGCCGATCCCGTTCGATATCCTCTATGAAGACGAGCATCTGCTCGTGGTTAACAAGCCGGCAGGGATGATCGTTCATCCCACCCATGGCCATTATACCGATACGCTGGCTAACGGAGTCGTGCATTATTGGGCGCAAAAAAAAGAGCGCTACCGCTTCCGGCCCGTTCACCGGCTGGATCAGGAAACGTCCGGCGTGCTCGCTATCGCGAAAAATCCGTACAGCCATCAGCATATATCGGAGCAGATGTTAAGCGGTGCCGTCGACAAGCGTTATATCGCGCTTGTTCATGGGATTCCCGTGCCGGAACGCGGAGACATTGACGGCCCGATCGACCGCGATCCGCTCGAGCCGCATCGGCGGATCGTAACGCCGGACGGTTATCCGTCGCTGACCCGGTACGAGGTGAAGGAACGGTATCCTTCTGCCTCAAAGGTTGAGCTGAAGCTGCTTACCGGCCGCACGCATCAGATCCGTGTGCATATGACGTCCATCGGCACGCCCCTGATCGGGGACCGGATGTACCGGCATCCGGTATACGATGCGGCAGGGCCCGCCGCGGCTGCGGAGCTTGTGAACGTATCGGCGCTGGACGCCGCGATCGGCCGTCAGGCGCTGCACGCGGCGCAGTTGGCCTTCGCCCATCCGATACTCCGCCGCGAAATGACGTTTGAAGCGCCGCTTCCTGCGGATATGGAAGAACTGGAAGCGCAGCTCAAGAAGTCGCAAGAGACGAAGCCCAATTTAAAATAA
- a CDS encoding ROK family protein: MKLLGAIEAGGTKFVCGIGHEDGSIIDRVSFPTTHPEETMAQVFQYFEGKNVEAIGIGSFGPIDPVIGSPTYGYVTTTPKPFWSQYNLVGAVREKIDVPIGFDTDVNGAALGEYKWGAAQGLDSCLYITVGTGIGAGAVVGGTLIHGLSHPEMGHIYVRRHEQDTFAGTCPFHGDCLEGLAAGPAIGSRWGRPAVELAPDDLAWEMEAHYLAHALMSYVLILSPQKIVMGGGVMKQSHLFPMIRTKLQDLLKGYVQHASLAADIDSYIVPPQLGDNAGLAGSIALASIALAGK, translated from the coding sequence GTGAAATTATTGGGTGCGATTGAAGCGGGAGGAACGAAGTTTGTATGTGGAATCGGGCATGAGGACGGAAGCATTATCGACCGAGTGAGCTTTCCTACGACCCATCCGGAAGAGACGATGGCGCAAGTATTCCAATATTTTGAAGGTAAAAATGTTGAAGCGATCGGCATTGGCTCGTTCGGGCCGATTGATCCGGTGATTGGAAGTCCGACATACGGTTATGTTACGACCACGCCGAAGCCTTTTTGGAGCCAGTATAATCTGGTAGGTGCGGTCCGTGAAAAAATAGATGTGCCGATCGGCTTTGATACCGATGTCAACGGCGCGGCTCTTGGCGAGTATAAATGGGGTGCGGCCCAGGGCTTGGACAGCTGTCTGTACATAACCGTGGGAACGGGAATCGGAGCCGGAGCCGTTGTGGGCGGCACGCTGATTCATGGCCTGTCCCATCCGGAAATGGGACATATCTATGTCCGCCGCCATGAGCAAGATACCTTCGCGGGAACCTGCCCTTTTCACGGAGATTGCTTAGAAGGACTCGCGGCAGGTCCTGCCATCGGAAGCCGGTGGGGCCGTCCGGCGGTTGAGCTTGCACCGGATGATCTGGCATGGGAGATGGAGGCTCATTATCTGGCTCACGCTCTGATGAGCTATGTTCTGATTCTGTCTCCGCAGAAAATTGTCATGGGCGGCGGCGTCATGAAGCAGAGCCACCTCTTCCCGATGATTCGCACGAAGCTGCAGGACCTGCTTAAGGGCTATGTACAGCATGCTTCGCTGGCTGCTGATATCGACAGCTATATTGTTCCTCCGCAGCTTGGCGATAATGCCGGGCTGGCCGGTTCGATCGCTTTGGCCAGCATTGCCCTTGCCGGGAAGTAA
- a CDS encoding aspartyl-phosphate phosphatase Spo0E family protein gives MLVLCTDYYMWFGAKRFPESGKASARDDAVSCSLSLEEEIHILRRRMEQLFMQENSLTSDNVVEISSKLDLKINEYMKRRSRNK, from the coding sequence ATGTTGGTGCTTTGTACCGATTACTATATGTGGTTTGGCGCGAAGCGTTTCCCGGAAAGCGGAAAAGCTTCCGCCAGGGATGATGCTGTCTCGTGCAGCCTATCCCTCGAAGAGGAGATCCACATACTCCGGAGACGAATGGAGCAGTTGTTTATGCAGGAGAATTCACTCACCTCGGATAACGTAGTGGAGATCAGCAGTAAGCTGGATTTGAAGATTAACGAATATATGAAGAGACGTTCCCGCAATAAATAA
- a CDS encoding HRDC domain-containing protein, with product MQIVFMNQLSKNSGESAGDFAQLWIGEEEGVWHLGWRDFGQNPESADSIWYEGSSWNEMLGVYRHELAVKMGEGYRPLIDGVFHEETAVTGRNQEQMKLQYYSEQHGNEAVYEELCAWRRKRASSERKAPYLLASNRLLRLLSAYLPQSLEELLQIPGVGEAKAEQYGPEILSVTSAAERSHSFPLRWVGKEIEEESFTSWLYKQREIKYKKQLDRLRLRRQLLEGIADGCGLEELKERSQYSRREILEVVEELEKDGYIVDPLIQRELMDMPPGEQEAVWNAYRELGDLFLKPVLHKVYGEDAAPEGGLEMYYERLRLIRIRFRRESTGAGAVVEHS from the coding sequence ATGCAAATCGTATTCATGAACCAATTGTCCAAAAATTCAGGTGAGTCCGCAGGGGATTTCGCCCAGCTGTGGATCGGCGAGGAGGAGGGTGTCTGGCACCTGGGATGGCGCGATTTTGGCCAGAATCCGGAAAGTGCTGATTCCATTTGGTATGAAGGAAGCTCATGGAATGAGATGCTGGGGGTATACAGGCATGAGCTGGCGGTCAAAATGGGAGAAGGCTACCGCCCGCTGATTGATGGCGTCTTTCATGAAGAGACGGCTGTGACCGGACGGAACCAGGAGCAGATGAAGCTTCAGTATTACAGCGAGCAGCATGGGAATGAGGCGGTATATGAAGAGCTGTGCGCATGGAGACGGAAGAGAGCGTCCTCGGAGCGTAAAGCGCCATATCTGCTGGCGAGCAACCGGCTGCTGCGGCTGCTGAGCGCCTATCTGCCGCAGTCGCTGGAAGAACTGCTGCAAATTCCGGGCGTAGGTGAAGCCAAGGCTGAGCAGTACGGTCCGGAAATATTGTCCGTCACTTCCGCGGCGGAGCGCAGCCATTCCTTCCCGCTAAGATGGGTTGGCAAGGAGATCGAAGAGGAGTCTTTCACCTCCTGGCTGTACAAGCAGAGGGAGATCAAATACAAGAAGCAATTGGACCGCCTTCGTCTGCGGCGGCAGCTTCTAGAGGGGATCGCGGACGGCTGCGGACTGGAGGAGCTTAAAGAGCGCAGCCAATACTCCCGCAGAGAAATTCTGGAGGTTGTGGAGGAGCTTGAGAAGGACGGCTACATTGTCGATCCGCTGATTCAGCGGGAGCTTATGGACATGCCGCCCGGCGAGCAGGAAGCGGTCTGGAACGCTTACAGGGAGCTCGGAGACTTATTCCTGAAGCCGGTGCTGCACAAAGTATACGGCGAAGATGCCGCTCCCGAAGGCGGTCTGGAAATGTATTACGAGCGGCTCCGGCTGATCCGGATTCGTTTCCGGAGAGAGAGCACGGGCGCGGGCGCAGTAGTAGAACATTCGTAG
- a CDS encoding 5'-3' exonuclease, with the protein MSTEARGRVMIVDGMALLFRAYYATAYGGYIRKTSTGLPTNAVYGFLQYFFDAVATFEPSHVVCCWDMGKSTFRTEKFGSYKSNRAEPPLELIPQFDLVKEVVAELGVPNVGIPGYEADDCIGTLASCFSEESEVRILTGDHDMLQLVGDQVSVIIMKKGRSNYKVYDPATLLEEKGLTPSQVIDLKGFMGDTSDNYPGVRGIGEKTALKLLAEYRTVEGVIENLHLLPKGVRTKIEADLDMLHLSRELAEIRCDVPLACTLAECLWEVRRESASRKFKELEFGSLMYLIAAAKEEEREDGIVEIELPDWQDSRSGAGSIKADPFA; encoded by the coding sequence ATGAGTACAGAAGCTAGAGGCCGCGTGATGATTGTGGATGGCATGGCGCTGCTGTTCAGGGCCTACTACGCCACCGCCTACGGAGGCTATATTCGCAAGACGAGCACCGGTCTGCCGACCAATGCCGTATACGGCTTTTTGCAGTATTTCTTCGACGCCGTCGCTACCTTTGAGCCTTCCCATGTTGTATGCTGCTGGGATATGGGCAAGAGTACGTTCCGTACCGAAAAATTTGGCAGCTACAAATCGAACCGTGCAGAGCCTCCGCTGGAGCTGATTCCGCAATTCGATCTGGTAAAAGAGGTGGTCGCGGAGCTGGGCGTACCGAACGTGGGCATTCCGGGCTACGAGGCTGATGACTGCATTGGCACACTGGCTTCCTGCTTCAGCGAGGAGTCCGAGGTACGCATTTTGACTGGAGATCACGATATGCTTCAATTGGTGGGCGACCAGGTCAGTGTCATTATCATGAAAAAAGGCCGGTCCAACTATAAAGTGTACGATCCGGCAACTCTGCTGGAGGAGAAAGGGCTGACCCCTTCCCAGGTCATCGACCTGAAAGGGTTTATGGGCGATACGAGCGACAATTATCCCGGCGTCCGGGGAATCGGCGAGAAAACGGCGCTTAAGCTGCTGGCCGAATACCGGACGGTGGAGGGCGTAATCGAAAATCTGCACCTGCTGCCCAAGGGAGTTCGGACCAAAATCGAAGCCGATCTAGATATGCTTCACCTGTCTCGGGAGCTGGCGGAGATCCGCTGCGACGTCCCGCTGGCCTGTACCCTGGCCGAGTGTCTGTGGGAAGTGCGGCGGGAATCGGCATCCCGCAAGTTCAAGGAACTGGAGTTCGGAAGCCTGATGTACCTGATAGCGGCGGCGAAGGAAGAAGAGCGGGAAGACGGAATTGTGGAGATTGAGCTGCCGGACTGGCAGGACAGCCGATCCGGAGCGGGCTCCATTAAAGCCGATCCGTTTGCATAA
- a CDS encoding cob(I)yrinic acid a,c-diamide adenosyltransferase yields the protein MAIYTRTGDRGETSVIGGRVFKDDLRIEAYGTIDELNGFVGQARSMMDDEQFADVRQQLLEIQHELFDCGSDLAYVRQDEGNYKVTGGMAERLERWIDLLQAENPPIERFILPGGSGLASVLHVCRTVCRRAERRTVSLGRSTDINGETVAYLNRLSDYFFALARTANTRLGVADVEYIRGAKVFRDLR from the coding sequence ATGGCGATTTATACGCGGACGGGCGACAGGGGCGAGACCTCGGTCATCGGCGGCCGGGTCTTCAAGGATGATCTCCGGATCGAAGCCTACGGAACGATTGACGAGCTGAACGGCTTTGTCGGGCAGGCGCGCAGCATGATGGATGACGAACAATTTGCCGATGTGCGGCAGCAGCTGCTGGAGATTCAGCATGAGCTGTTCGACTGCGGCTCCGATCTGGCTTATGTAAGGCAGGACGAAGGGAATTACAAGGTAACCGGCGGGATGGCGGAGCGGCTGGAGCGGTGGATCGATCTTCTGCAGGCGGAGAATCCGCCGATTGAGCGGTTTATTTTGCCGGGAGGAAGCGGACTTGCCTCTGTATTGCATGTGTGCCGGACCGTGTGCCGCCGCGCCGAACGCCGGACCGTATCGCTTGGCCGCAGCACGGATATCAACGGGGAGACGGTGGCTTACTTGAACAGGCTTTCAGATTATTTCTTCGCACTCGCACGCACGGCCAATACACGGCTGGGAGTAGCCGATGTGGAATATATCCGCGGCGCCAAGGTGTTCCGGGACTTAAGATGA
- the metA gene encoding homoserine O-acetyltransferase MetA: MPIKIPDSLPAKEILSGENIFVMDESQAFHQDIRPLRIAILNLMPTKETTETQLLRLIGNSPLQVDVTLLHPSSHTSKNTSAEHLESFYKTFEEISHRRFDGLIVTGAPVEQMDFEDVNYWEEMKEIFEWSKDNVTSTMHICWAAQAGLNYHYGVRKVGLSEKCFGVFPHWTTAPNTKLLRGFDELFYVPHSRHTDISREDVLNTPDLQILAESEEAGVYIVATHDGRQIFVTGHSEYDPFSLKGEYERDIAKGMDIALPKHYFPNDDPERTPPAVWRAHANLLFTNWLNYYVYQETPYDIGPVI; the protein is encoded by the coding sequence ATGCCGATCAAGATTCCCGACAGTCTACCCGCCAAGGAGATCCTATCTGGGGAAAATATTTTCGTTATGGATGAAAGCCAGGCCTTTCACCAGGATATCCGCCCTCTGCGGATCGCTATCTTAAATCTGATGCCCACTAAAGAAACTACCGAAACGCAGCTACTGCGTCTGATCGGCAACTCGCCTTTGCAAGTGGATGTTACACTGCTCCATCCGAGCTCCCATACCTCGAAAAATACATCGGCGGAGCATTTAGAGAGCTTCTATAAGACCTTCGAAGAGATTAGCCACCGCCGTTTTGACGGTCTAATCGTCACGGGCGCCCCCGTGGAACAGATGGATTTTGAGGATGTGAACTACTGGGAAGAGATGAAAGAGATTTTCGAATGGAGCAAGGATAACGTCACCTCGACGATGCATATCTGTTGGGCGGCTCAGGCGGGACTCAACTATCATTACGGCGTCCGTAAGGTCGGTCTTTCCGAGAAATGCTTCGGCGTATTCCCACACTGGACCACTGCGCCGAATACCAAGCTGCTGCGCGGCTTTGACGAGCTGTTCTATGTGCCCCACTCCCGGCATACGGACATCTCCCGTGAGGATGTCTTGAATACGCCGGATTTGCAAATACTGGCGGAATCGGAGGAGGCCGGTGTTTATATCGTCGCTACCCATGACGGCCGGCAGATTTTTGTGACCGGACACTCCGAGTACGATCCGTTCTCCCTGAAAGGGGAGTATGAACGCGATATCGCGAAAGGGATGGATATAGCGCTGCCGAAGCATTACTTCCCGAACGATGATCCGGAGCGCACGCCGCCCGCCGTATGGCGCGCCCACGCGAATCTGTTGTTCACCAACTGGCTTAACTATTACGTCTACCAGGAAACGCCATACGATATCGGACCTGTAATATGA
- a CDS encoding SDR family oxidoreductase, protein MNPQIPYYGSEMQCKQVPLTFPPQHQYRQPGLEFLMVPRPIYDNPNYKGSGKLQGKAALISGGDSGIGRAVAVAFAKEGADVAIAYLCEHQDAVETREAVKRLGRRCLLIPGDLRQKEACQRAVSMTLECYGRLDILVNNLGVQFVQENYLDITDEQLHMTFDTNIISFFHMTTAALPHMPAGSSIVNTASVNAYIGRKNLIDYSSTKGAIVSFTRALANNLADKGIRVNAVAPGPFWTPLNVATQPPEAVKTLGADTPMKRAGQPYELAPVYILLASDDGSYITGQTIHVNGGQMTTS, encoded by the coding sequence ATGAATCCACAAATTCCGTATTACGGGTCGGAGATGCAGTGTAAGCAGGTACCCTTGACTTTCCCGCCGCAGCATCAATACAGACAGCCGGGTCTGGAATTTTTGATGGTGCCAAGGCCCATTTACGATAATCCGAACTACAAAGGCAGCGGCAAACTCCAGGGCAAGGCGGCTCTGATCAGCGGAGGAGACAGCGGCATCGGCCGCGCAGTCGCGGTAGCCTTCGCCAAAGAGGGCGCGGATGTGGCAATCGCTTATCTCTGCGAGCATCAGGACGCCGTGGAGACGAGAGAAGCCGTAAAACGGCTGGGCCGCCGCTGTCTGCTGATTCCCGGGGATTTAAGACAGAAGGAAGCCTGCCAGAGGGCCGTTAGCATGACGCTGGAATGTTATGGGCGGCTTGATATACTGGTAAACAATTTGGGTGTCCAGTTTGTCCAGGAAAATTATTTAGATATCACAGATGAGCAGCTGCATATGACGTTCGATACGAATATCATTTCTTTTTTTCATATGACAACGGCCGCTCTGCCGCATATGCCCGCAGGAAGCAGCATTGTGAACACAGCTTCAGTCAACGCCTATATTGGCAGGAAAAATCTGATCGATTACTCCTCCACCAAAGGAGCTATCGTCAGCTTCACCCGCGCCCTTGCCAATAATTTGGCGGATAAGGGCATCCGGGTCAACGCCGTTGCCCCCGGTCCGTTCTGGACGCCGCTCAATGTGGCGACGCAGCCTCCGGAGGCCGTCAAAACGCTCGGAGCCGACACACCGATGAAGCGTGCGGGACAGCCTTACGAGCTGGCTCCGGTCTATATTCTGCTCGCTTCGGACGACGGCTCCTATATTACGGGCCAGACGATCCACGTCAATGGCGGACAGATGACGACGAGTTGA